The Candidatus Eremiobacterota bacterium genome segment GCGCAGCGCGTGCCGCAGGTCGAGCTCGTCCTCACGGTACGTGGCGAGAATCAACAGCCGCGCTTGCTGCGCGCCGCGCGCGAGGTGCTCGAGCAGCGCGAGCGTTGCCGCGCCGGCCCACTGTAAATCCTCGACGACGAGCACCAGCGGCCGCCGCGCGGCCAGCGCGCTCCACACGTTCGCGCAGGCTTCGAACAGCCGCAGCCGTTCGCGGGCCGGCTCGAGCGCGGCGAGCGGGGGCAGGCGGTGCGCGTGCTCCGCGATCGCCGGAACGAGCGCCGTGATGGCGCTCAGCCACAGCGGATCGAGGGCGAGCGATTCGGCCAGCGGCGCGGCGAGCCGCAGCAGCGCGACGAACGGCTGGTACGGGGCGGTCTCGGGGAACGTCGTCGCGGCGGCGTGCACGAGCGCGCCCTGCGCCTCGCACGCGGCGGCGAGCTCGCGCACGAGCCGCGTCTTGCCGACGCCGGCTTCGCCGCCGATCAGCACCAAGCCGCCGGTTCCGCTCGCGGCGGCGTTCCAGCGCTCGCGCAGCGCGGCGAGCTCCGTGCTGCGGCCGACGAACGGAAACGCGCCGGAACCGTCCGCGAAACGCGCGCGCGCAACCGACGGCGGCACGGGCTCGGCGGAGACCTCGTCGCGCGCGATCGCTTCGTACAGCGCAACGGTCTCGGCCATCGGTGCGGCGTCCAGCTCCTCGCGCAGCGCGCGCGCGAAGCGCTCGTACTCGGCGAGCGCGCCGGCGCGGTCGCCGGACTCGTAATGAATCAGCAGCGCGGAGCGAAGCGCGTCCTCGCGCCACGGATCGTCCTGCAACAGCGCGTGCGCGGCGAGCAGGGCGGGCCCGTAATCACGCGCCGCGCGCAGCTTCGCGACGAGCGCGCCGAGCAGCGTGCGATGCAGCGCTTTGAGCCGCTCGCGCTCGGCGTCGAGCCACTCTTCCTCGACGTCGACGAGCAGGTCGTCCTCGTACAGCGCGACGGCGTCGGCGATGCGGTCGGGGATCGCGGCGAGCCGCTCGAACTCCGCGACGTCGAGCCACGCCTCGCGGCGCGCGTTCCACTGCAGCCGGCCGTCCTCGGCGAGCAGCCACGGGTCGCCGCCCGCCGCCGGCAGCGCGTTGTGCAGATAGTTCAAGTGGCGGCGCAAGTTCGCGCGCGCCTCGTCTTCGGGCTCGTCGGGCCACAGCGCGTTGGCGACGGTCTGGCGCGGAACGGGGGTGCGGCGGTGCAGCAGCAGGTACGCCAGCAGGGGCACGACTTTCGGCCGCCCGCCGATCGGGAACGCCTCGTCGTCGAGCGACAACCGCGGCCGCCCGAACAGGTGGACCCGCAGCATACCCGCCACTTGCGCGCCCGGCGGCGCCGTTCCCGCCATCGTTCTGCCACGGCGTCCGACCGAAGTCCGCGCTCGGGCCGCGCTCCTCGGCGATACTGGGTGCGGGCAGCGCATAAGAACCGCCGGAGGTTGCATGGGCGAACACGAGGTCCGCAGCCGTTTGATCGGGATTCTCCGGAGCGCGTACTCGGGAGAATTGGCCGCCGCGCTCGCGTACCGCGGCCACTGGAGATCGCTCGTCCATCAGAGCGAACGCGCCGCGGTCGCGCGGATCGAGCGGGACGAGTGGACGCATCGCACCGACGTCGGAACGCTCTTGCGCGGGCTTGGCGCACAGCCCCAAGCGCTGCGCGACGTGCTGATGACCGTCATCGGAACGAGCGTCGCGGTCAGCTGTCACCTTGGCAACCGCATCTTGCCGCTGTATTTCGCCGGCAAGCTCGAGCACTCGAACATCGCCGAATACGAAGACGCAGCGGCCTGCGCGCGCGACCTGAAACTACCGGACTACGAGCGCGCGCTGCTCGAGATGGCCGAGACGGAGCGCAGTCACGAAGCGTTCTTCCTGCGCGCCGTCGCGCCGCACGGGTGGTTGCCGCTATTGCGGCGCCTCTTTCACTGGGGCTGACGGGCGCGCCGCATGAGACCCCAAGCGATCCCCTCCGGATCGAGGATCACCGCCATCTCGTCGCCGTCCGGCAAAATCTGCTTCGGGATGATCACCTGAGCACCGTTCGTGTGCGCGGTCGCCAGCGCGTTTTCGACGTTCGGTACTTCGACGAACAGCTGGACCAGCGGCGAGCCCTCCGCGAGCGGCCACAGCCCGCCGCCGATTCCGCCCTCCGCCGCTGCGACCTCGCGGTAACCGAGCGCGTTGCGGTCGTCGACGTTCCAACCGAAGCACGTTGCGTAAAAGCCGGCAGCACGGCCGGGGTCGCGCACCAGCGCTTGCCAATGCACGACCGGACACGGCTTCATCGCGCGCCATCCGGCTCGAGCGCGACCCAGCGCGCCGGCGAGACCATCCGCAGCCGGCCCTCGCGGGCGAGCTGCGCGAGCGCGGCGTTGATTTCGTCGACGCGCAGCCGCAGCCGGCGCGCGAGCCGGCGCGAGCCGGCAACGAAATCGGCGCGGCCGAGCTGGCGCAGGATCCGGCGCTCGTGCCCTGCGCGCCGCGCCTCGCAACTCAACATCTCGCGCTGCGGCTCGGCGAGGCCGAGCCGCACGCACAAGGCCTCGGTCGCTCGCGGCGAGGGACGGCGCCGTTCGCGCATGACCTGCGAGAGCGTTGCGCTGTCGATCCGCAGCGACAACGCAAAGGCGCGCAGCGAATAACGCGGGTTCGAGCGGCGGCGCCGTTCGAATTCTTCGCTCAGCATCCCTGCGATGGTACGCCGGGCCGCCGGCTCGCGACAACCCACCGGCACGACGAACTGCGGCAAAAACTGCGCGGCTACACCAACTTTCCGGCCAACGGCATGACGAGGAG includes the following:
- a CDS encoding ferritin-like domain-containing protein — encoded protein: MGEHEVRSRLIGILRSAYSGELAAALAYRGHWRSLVHQSERAAVARIERDEWTHRTDVGTLLRGLGAQPQALRDVLMTVIGTSVAVSCHLGNRILPLYFAGKLEHSNIAEYEDAAACARDLKLPDYERALLEMAETERSHEAFFLRAVAPHGWLPLLRRLFHWG